A single genomic interval of Argopecten irradians isolate NY chromosome 8, Ai_NY, whole genome shotgun sequence harbors:
- the LOC138329526 gene encoding forkhead box protein N4-like isoform X2 yields the protein MLSMAYCNTSDMDFLDSIPMSMDSSSYDLQNEVDKILQGSDKFQDYSILNNDSNHGNIDFETNNQTVDDWIQNIQCQWNDVDVVKLQNSLLDSSFEVENNNPNLLVNPQTGLPVNHFSPRKQMSSSTIVKSENGLADHSQFTLQTDHNLNCATRESKSASSQSSLNNNPQVHTVKTVLTSPSQNSPVLVNHLQQGLNGRQVTVTQNSVKKAVTVLKTDNSDRVFPKPVYSYSCLIAMALKNSKNGSLPVSEIYTFMTEHFPYFKTAPDGWKNSVRHNLSLNKCFAKVETPKVTGNNSKKGCLWALNPDKVEKMEDEIAKHRKKDLDAIRNSMAMPEKLELIEAGKAGPAGSRNDGEKVMSLPVTSTPTATTARVVKITTPGDSTIKQEDFLHGIVLDGSLTLDNPLPDLTLQNGIWDDLSTDMELPLTTSSTLSLNASPLTIQASPLTIQSVVSLGKTGTSHDHYRLWFS from the exons ATGTTAAGCATGGCATATTGTAACACATCCGACATGGATTTCTTGGATTCAATACCCATGTCCATGGATTCCTCATCGTACGACCTTCAAAATGAAGTAGATAAAATACTTCAAGGCTCTGACAAATTCCAGGATTACAGTATACTTAACAATGACAGCAATCATGGAAATATAGATTTCGAAACCAACAACCAAACTGTGGATGATTGGATCCAGAACATTCAGTGTCAGTGGAATGACGTTGATGTTGTTAAACTACAAAACAGTTTATTAGACTCATCATTTGAGGTGGAAAATAACAACCCGAACTTGTTGGTAAATCCACAAACAGGACTACCGGTGAATCATTTCTCTCCAAGAAAACAAATGTCAAGTTCAACAATTGTGAAATCAGAAAATGGACTAGCAGACCACAGCCAGTTTACATTACAAACTGATCACAATTTGAATTGTGCAACACGCGAGTCCAAGTCTGCATCAAGTCAGTCGAGTTTAAACAACAATCCTCAGGTGCATACTGTAAAAACTGTGCTCACATCTCCGTCCCAAAACTCCCCCGTCCTGGTGAATCATCTACAACAGGGATTAAATGGTCGACAAGTCACTGTTACCCAAAACTCAGTGAAAAAGGCAGTGACTGTTTTAAAAACAGACAACTCTGATAGAGTCTTTCCCAAACCGGTATATTCCTACAGTTGCCTTATCGCTATGGCCCTCAAGAACAGTAAGAATGGAAGTCTACCCGTCAGTGAAATCTACACATTCATGAC GGAACACTTCCCCTACTTCAAGACAGCCCCAGACGGATGGAAg AATTCTGTGAGACATAATTTGTCCCTAAATAAGTGCTTTGCCAAAGTAGAGACCCCTAAAGTGACTGGGAATAACAGTAAAAAGGGGTGTCTGTGGGCCCTTAATCCTGATAAAGTGGAAAAAATGGAAGATGAAATTGCAAAACACAGGAAGAAAGATTTGGATGCCATAAGAAACAGTATGGCGATGCCAG AAAAATTAGAGCTGATTGAGGCAGGAAAAGCAGGCCCTGCTGGAAGTCGAAATGATGGAGAAAAGGTTATGTCACTTCCTGTGACGTCAACGCCCACAGCGACCACAGCCCGAGTGGTGAAGATAACGACCCCAGGAGACTCAACAATTAAACAGGAGGACTTCCTCCATGGCATAGTGCTGGATGGGAGTCTGACACTGGACAACCCCCTCCCCGACCTCACACTACAG AATGGTATTTGGGATGACCTATCGACAGACATGGAGTTACCGCTGACGACGTCGTCAACACTTTCGCTCAATGCCTCACCCCTCACTATACAGGCATCGCCTCTAACCATCCAGTCGGTGGTGTCTTTAGGTAAGACTGGCACCAGTCACGACCATTATCGCCTGTGGTTTTCTTAG
- the LOC138329526 gene encoding forkhead box protein N4-like isoform X1 has translation MLSMAYCNTSDMDFLDSIPMSMDSSSYDLQNEVDKILQGSDKFQDYSILNNDSNHGNIDFETNNQTVDDWIQNIQCQWNDVDVVKLQNSLLDSSFEVENNNPNLLVNPQTGLPVNHFSPRKQMSSSTIVKSENGLADHSQFTLQTDHNLNCATRESKSASSQSSLNNNPQVHTVKTVLTSPSQNSPVLVNHLQQGLNGRQVTVTQNSVKKAVTVLKTDNSDRVFPKPVYSYSCLIAMALKNSKNGSLPVSEIYTFMTEHFPYFKTAPDGWKNSVRHNLSLNKCFAKVETPKVTGNNSKKGCLWALNPDKVEKMEDEIAKHRKKDLDAIRNSMAMPEKLELIEAGKAGPAGSRNDGEKVMSLPVTSTPTATTARVVKITTPGDSTIKQEDFLHGIVLDGSLTLDNPLPDLTLQNGIWDDLSTDMELPLTTSSTLSLNASPLTIQASPLTIQSVVSLAGVSGAFQGQFTCSSSPMLTLTQNATVSPACHTPSKILEAQI, from the exons ATGTTAAGCATGGCATATTGTAACACATCCGACATGGATTTCTTGGATTCAATACCCATGTCCATGGATTCCTCATCGTACGACCTTCAAAATGAAGTAGATAAAATACTTCAAGGCTCTGACAAATTCCAGGATTACAGTATACTTAACAATGACAGCAATCATGGAAATATAGATTTCGAAACCAACAACCAAACTGTGGATGATTGGATCCAGAACATTCAGTGTCAGTGGAATGACGTTGATGTTGTTAAACTACAAAACAGTTTATTAGACTCATCATTTGAGGTGGAAAATAACAACCCGAACTTGTTGGTAAATCCACAAACAGGACTACCGGTGAATCATTTCTCTCCAAGAAAACAAATGTCAAGTTCAACAATTGTGAAATCAGAAAATGGACTAGCAGACCACAGCCAGTTTACATTACAAACTGATCACAATTTGAATTGTGCAACACGCGAGTCCAAGTCTGCATCAAGTCAGTCGAGTTTAAACAACAATCCTCAGGTGCATACTGTAAAAACTGTGCTCACATCTCCGTCCCAAAACTCCCCCGTCCTGGTGAATCATCTACAACAGGGATTAAATGGTCGACAAGTCACTGTTACCCAAAACTCAGTGAAAAAGGCAGTGACTGTTTTAAAAACAGACAACTCTGATAGAGTCTTTCCCAAACCGGTATATTCCTACAGTTGCCTTATCGCTATGGCCCTCAAGAACAGTAAGAATGGAAGTCTACCCGTCAGTGAAATCTACACATTCATGAC GGAACACTTCCCCTACTTCAAGACAGCCCCAGACGGATGGAAg AATTCTGTGAGACATAATTTGTCCCTAAATAAGTGCTTTGCCAAAGTAGAGACCCCTAAAGTGACTGGGAATAACAGTAAAAAGGGGTGTCTGTGGGCCCTTAATCCTGATAAAGTGGAAAAAATGGAAGATGAAATTGCAAAACACAGGAAGAAAGATTTGGATGCCATAAGAAACAGTATGGCGATGCCAG AAAAATTAGAGCTGATTGAGGCAGGAAAAGCAGGCCCTGCTGGAAGTCGAAATGATGGAGAAAAGGTTATGTCACTTCCTGTGACGTCAACGCCCACAGCGACCACAGCCCGAGTGGTGAAGATAACGACCCCAGGAGACTCAACAATTAAACAGGAGGACTTCCTCCATGGCATAGTGCTGGATGGGAGTCTGACACTGGACAACCCCCTCCCCGACCTCACACTACAG AATGGTATTTGGGATGACCTATCGACAGACATGGAGTTACCGCTGACGACGTCGTCAACACTTTCGCTCAATGCCTCACCCCTCACTATACAGGCATCGCCTCTAACCATCCAGTCGGTGGTGTCTTTAG CTGGAGTTTCTGGAGCCTTCCAAGGTCAATTCACATGTTCATCCAGTCCCATGTTAACGCTTACCCAGAATGCAACAGTATCGCCAGCATGTCACACGCCGTCCAAGATCCTTGAAGCTCAGATCTAG